The following are encoded together in the Geobacter sulfurreducens PCA genome:
- a CDS encoding ATP-binding protein, with protein MKSLLAIRTKIFLAILLILLVSYSFLVVITIRTVDSSLEAELSRKLAEQVRYAKDQYTNRAEQIQYSLMHPASAPPVRERMVARDSLWLRDAARRWMMILPFVELIVFVDSRGTVITGGNQYRMDRTFELTPVVERALRERHPIVSTELVTTEFLCSEGLVNYCRGGDAGNTGEVMMQTVVVPVVDTRGAMVGAFVAGDILETDTRLPSQVQEVFGRQVYVTITRKEIIPPDSFGKNGPQAIPARILGGLRQGLPFRGDAEIGGKVFTAAFDPLTNSRGDFVGALVVALSRDDYKGVLQGSLGNIVASAILGLVLSFVTAYWVSLRLTKPVRELADGVRRIEEGELQQRVAVTSSDEIGELAEAFNRMAAAIDERDRTIRTKAHDLENLNLKLTDMNEFLERRVEERTAALQVEMGRLEAILTSMAEGIAVTDRDGRVILFNPAAQQLFEMVPHRVVGQPILDICNQGEFCRLVEHITSMGENRDQATVREVDLDARGKKLKVTLAPLVDGDGHFAGVVMSVRDVTAEEEVDRMKTEFISTVSHELKTPLTSIKGSLQLIVDKSRGFTDVEKELLGVCLRNTERLIRLVNDILDIAKIESGKMEFALSPHSPAELVEWSVRELEGFAREHGVTVVNEVSADLPAIYGDGDRLGQVLTNLIANAVKFSPRGAVVTISAEQSDNFVAVSVKDRGREIQWADRGKLFKRFQQIDSGDRRQHGGTGLGLAICKEIVERHHGRIFYSEGIGGGNVFTFTVPIHEGEP; from the coding sequence ATGAAATCGTTGCTCGCGATCCGCACAAAAATTTTTCTCGCCATCCTGCTCATTCTTCTCGTTTCCTATTCCTTTCTCGTCGTTATTACCATTAGAACCGTCGATTCTTCCCTCGAGGCGGAACTGTCCCGCAAACTGGCCGAACAGGTCCGGTATGCCAAGGACCAGTACACAAACCGGGCCGAGCAGATCCAGTACTCTCTCATGCATCCGGCCTCTGCGCCGCCCGTCCGCGAACGCATGGTCGCCCGCGACAGCCTCTGGCTGCGGGATGCAGCCCGCCGCTGGATGATGATCCTCCCCTTCGTGGAGTTGATCGTGTTTGTTGATTCCCGGGGTACGGTCATCACCGGCGGGAACCAGTACCGCATGGACAGAACGTTTGAGTTGACGCCGGTCGTGGAGCGTGCCCTCAGGGAGAGGCATCCTATCGTCTCGACTGAACTCGTGACGACCGAGTTCCTCTGCAGCGAAGGGCTGGTTAACTACTGTCGCGGGGGAGACGCCGGGAACACGGGCGAGGTCATGATGCAGACGGTGGTGGTGCCGGTCGTGGACACCAGGGGGGCCATGGTCGGTGCCTTCGTGGCCGGAGACATCCTCGAAACCGACACCAGGCTCCCGTCGCAGGTTCAGGAAGTTTTCGGCAGACAGGTGTATGTGACCATCACCCGCAAGGAGATCATCCCCCCCGACAGTTTCGGAAAAAACGGACCCCAGGCAATTCCTGCGCGGATTCTGGGGGGCCTCAGGCAGGGGCTCCCGTTCAGGGGCGATGCGGAGATCGGCGGCAAGGTCTTCACTGCGGCCTTCGATCCCCTTACCAATAGCAGGGGCGATTTTGTCGGAGCCCTGGTCGTGGCGCTTTCCCGCGACGACTACAAGGGGGTTCTGCAGGGGAGCCTGGGCAATATCGTGGCGTCGGCGATCCTGGGCCTCGTGTTGTCCTTTGTCACCGCCTACTGGGTATCGCTCAGGCTGACGAAACCTGTTCGCGAGCTTGCGGACGGGGTTCGACGCATTGAGGAAGGGGAACTGCAGCAGCGGGTCGCGGTCACTTCCTCCGACGAGATCGGAGAGTTGGCCGAGGCATTCAACCGGATGGCCGCAGCCATTGACGAGCGCGACCGAACCATCCGGACCAAGGCCCACGACCTGGAGAACCTCAATCTCAAACTCACGGACATGAACGAATTCCTGGAGCGACGGGTGGAGGAGCGGACCGCCGCATTGCAGGTGGAAATGGGACGGCTCGAGGCGATCCTTACCAGCATGGCAGAGGGGATCGCGGTGACCGACCGGGACGGGCGCGTCATCCTGTTCAATCCGGCGGCCCAGCAGCTTTTCGAGATGGTGCCCCACCGCGTGGTCGGTCAGCCTATTCTGGATATCTGCAACCAGGGGGAGTTCTGCCGGCTCGTGGAGCACATCACCTCCATGGGGGAAAACCGTGACCAGGCAACGGTCAGGGAAGTCGATCTGGACGCCCGGGGGAAAAAGCTCAAGGTCACCCTGGCGCCCCTGGTCGATGGTGATGGGCATTTTGCCGGCGTGGTCATGTCCGTCCGCGACGTGACCGCCGAGGAGGAGGTGGACCGGATGAAAACCGAGTTCATTTCCACCGTCTCCCATGAACTCAAGACCCCCCTCACCTCCATCAAGGGTTCGCTCCAGCTGATCGTGGACAAGAGCAGGGGCTTCACCGATGTGGAAAAAGAACTGCTCGGCGTATGTCTCCGCAATACCGAGCGGCTCATCCGACTGGTCAACGACATCCTTGATATCGCCAAGATCGAATCGGGCAAAATGGAGTTTGCCCTTTCGCCCCACTCGCCGGCTGAGCTGGTGGAGTGGTCGGTGCGGGAGCTGGAGGGATTTGCCCGGGAGCACGGCGTAACGGTCGTCAACGAGGTGTCGGCCGATCTGCCCGCCATATACGGCGACGGTGACCGGCTGGGGCAGGTTCTGACCAACCTCATTGCGAACGCGGTGAAATTTTCACCACGGGGAGCAGTGGTAACCATCTCTGCCGAGCAGAGCGACAACTTTGTCGCCGTGTCGGTCAAGGACCGCGGACGCGAGATCCAGTGGGCCGACCGGGGGAAACTTTTCAAGAGGTTTCAGCAGATTGACAGCGGCGACCGGCGGCAGCATGGCGGCACCGGGCTGGGGCTTGCCATCTGTAAGGAGATCGTCGAACGGCACCACGGCAGGATTTTCTACTCTGAAGGAATCGGCGGAGGCAACGTGTTCACCTTCACCGTTCCCATCCACGAGGGAGAGCCATGA
- a CDS encoding ATP-binding response regulator gives MSGYKVFIVDDEADIALILKLQLEDAGYRTMRARDGIEALDALERESFDLVLLDIRMPRMDGIEVLERIRDRWPDLVVIMMTAHGSEDIAVEAMKKGAVDYISKPFSSDDMKKRVERAIQFNRTRLENERLQRVLDEERRKMGAILRGMADLLVAVDREGRIITINRAAEERFGIAADGVQNQPVELLLKTDIPGERLPCRVVLATGDPCLDVTYAVQAGGGMIPVLSSATPLKGAGGEMMGCVEIIRDISTLKALEREREDFVSMLSHDLKTPITAVVGSIDLVREGRIGPVNAEQRSYLDSAMESCAEMVDMIDTLLDVHRFEAGRMVMAARLEDLGPLMARTLGRFDSVARRAGIALVLTLPDYPLALSLDRNQFARLMGNLIANAIKFTQEGGEIEVSARLLNDPAELVGRIPRESYPDVPLPPLNPHLLITVRDTGVGIPADSLVSIFDRFVQARNRRLGKSTGTGLGLAFCRKVMDAHHGYIWAESVEGEGSSFNMLFPLTNEAYAATGG, from the coding sequence ATGAGCGGCTACAAGGTATTCATCGTCGACGATGAAGCGGATATCGCCCTCATCCTCAAGCTGCAACTGGAGGATGCCGGCTATCGGACCATGCGGGCGCGGGACGGGATCGAGGCCCTGGACGCTCTCGAACGGGAGAGCTTCGACCTGGTATTGCTCGATATCCGCATGCCGCGCATGGACGGAATCGAGGTCCTGGAGCGAATCCGGGACCGGTGGCCCGATCTGGTGGTGATCATGATGACCGCCCACGGGAGCGAGGACATCGCCGTAGAGGCCATGAAAAAGGGGGCGGTGGATTACATCTCCAAGCCCTTTTCCTCCGATGATATGAAAAAGCGAGTGGAACGCGCCATCCAGTTCAACCGGACCAGACTTGAAAACGAGCGGCTGCAACGGGTGCTCGACGAGGAACGGCGGAAGATGGGGGCGATCCTTCGGGGGATGGCGGACCTTCTCGTGGCGGTGGACCGCGAGGGAAGGATCATCACCATCAACCGGGCAGCCGAGGAACGCTTCGGCATTGCGGCCGACGGAGTACAGAATCAGCCGGTGGAGCTACTCCTGAAAACAGATATCCCGGGGGAGCGCCTCCCCTGTCGCGTGGTGCTGGCCACCGGCGACCCCTGTCTTGACGTGACCTATGCCGTGCAGGCGGGCGGTGGCATGATCCCGGTCCTGTCCAGCGCAACTCCCCTCAAGGGCGCTGGCGGGGAAATGATGGGATGCGTGGAAATCATCAGGGACATCTCCACCCTCAAGGCCCTTGAACGGGAGCGCGAGGATTTCGTCTCCATGCTCTCCCACGACTTGAAGACCCCCATCACCGCCGTGGTCGGCTCCATCGACCTGGTGCGGGAGGGGCGGATCGGCCCGGTCAACGCAGAGCAGCGCTCCTACCTTGATTCGGCCATGGAAAGCTGTGCCGAGATGGTGGATATGATCGACACGCTGCTCGACGTCCACAGGTTCGAGGCGGGGAGAATGGTCATGGCGGCCCGGCTCGAAGACCTGGGACCGCTCATGGCCCGGACCCTAGGGCGTTTCGACTCAGTGGCCCGACGGGCGGGCATTGCCCTGGTTCTGACGCTCCCCGACTATCCTCTGGCCCTGTCGCTGGACCGCAACCAGTTCGCCAGGCTCATGGGCAATCTCATTGCCAATGCCATCAAGTTTACCCAAGAGGGGGGAGAGATCGAGGTGAGCGCCCGGCTTCTGAACGACCCGGCAGAACTTGTGGGCCGCATTCCCCGGGAAAGCTATCCCGATGTGCCGTTGCCGCCGCTGAACCCTCATCTGCTCATCACGGTGCGGGACACGGGGGTCGGCATCCCGGCCGACTCCCTCGTCAGCATCTTCGATCGCTTTGTCCAGGCCCGCAACCGCAGGTTGGGGAAATCGACCGGCACCGGGCTCGGCCTTGCCTTCTGCCGCAAGGTGATGGACGCCCACCACGGCTATATCTGGGCGGAGAGCGTCGAAGGGGAAGGCAGTTCCTTCAACATGCTGTTCCCTCTCACGAACGAAGCGTACGCCGCGACGGGAGGATAA
- a CDS encoding sensor histidine kinase, producing the protein MGNEHRRAPHQIAAIYLVVGMFWILFSDRILTGIAPEAAQLTRLQTAKGWFYVAATAGLLYWLVRRYALSAERAEDELRARNEELCMVEEELRQQLDEYEKSQFELHETNQALRASEERYRVLFASNPHPMWVCDLDTKAFLEVNDAAVTHYGYSREEFLAMTMRDIGPAAGSPAPGEGAAQARECPCLKPTGIQCHRKKDGTLIAVEITSHTLDFGGRPAEVVLASNVTERIKADEEVRRLNAELEERVEARTQELQRANRELESFSYSVSHDLRAPLRHIDGFSRMLVEDYGERIDTAGKGYIQRIRSAAQRMGCLIDDLLQLANVSRSELEKRQVNLSALAQVIGLGLKQIEGREDVTLRITEGVMAFGDPRLLRVVLENLLSNAWKYTGKRADAVIEFAVEEQGSGRPVYLVRDNGVGFDMTFAGKLFTPFQRLHSADEFEGTGIGLATVRRIVERHGGTVWVEAAPDHGATFYFTLGEEEHLARNSDKEDGTTQ; encoded by the coding sequence ATGGGCAACGAACATCGCCGTGCTCCCCATCAAATTGCGGCCATCTACCTTGTGGTGGGGATGTTCTGGATTCTTTTTTCCGACCGCATCCTGACGGGGATCGCACCGGAGGCGGCGCAGCTCACCCGACTGCAGACCGCTAAGGGATGGTTTTACGTGGCCGCAACCGCCGGCCTGCTCTACTGGCTCGTCCGCCGCTACGCACTGAGCGCTGAACGGGCCGAAGACGAACTACGCGCCCGCAACGAAGAGCTGTGCATGGTGGAAGAAGAACTGCGCCAGCAGCTGGACGAGTATGAAAAGAGCCAATTTGAGCTGCACGAGACGAACCAGGCTTTGCGCGCGTCAGAGGAGCGCTATCGCGTTCTGTTTGCCAGCAATCCACACCCCATGTGGGTCTGCGACCTTGACACCAAGGCCTTTCTGGAGGTAAACGACGCCGCGGTAACACATTACGGCTACTCGCGCGAGGAGTTCCTCGCCATGACCATGCGTGATATCGGGCCGGCCGCCGGTAGTCCGGCCCCCGGGGAGGGCGCGGCGCAGGCACGGGAATGTCCCTGCCTGAAGCCGACCGGTATCCAGTGCCACCGGAAAAAGGACGGGACCCTGATCGCCGTCGAGATTACCTCTCATACCCTTGATTTCGGCGGTCGGCCCGCAGAAGTGGTTTTGGCCAGCAACGTAACCGAGCGGATCAAGGCGGATGAAGAAGTCCGTCGTCTCAACGCCGAGTTGGAGGAGCGGGTGGAGGCGCGTACCCAGGAATTGCAACGGGCGAATCGCGAGCTGGAGTCCTTCAGCTACTCCGTGTCCCATGACCTGAGGGCGCCGCTCAGGCACATCGACGGCTTCAGCAGGATGCTGGTGGAGGATTACGGGGAGCGGATCGATACCGCGGGCAAGGGATACATCCAGAGAATCAGGTCGGCTGCCCAGCGGATGGGGTGTCTCATCGACGACCTGTTGCAGCTGGCCAATGTGAGCCGGAGCGAGCTGGAAAAACGCCAGGTGAACCTGAGCGCGCTTGCCCAGGTGATCGGCCTGGGGCTGAAACAGATCGAAGGGCGGGAGGATGTGACCCTGCGCATCACGGAGGGGGTCATGGCGTTCGGCGACCCGCGGCTGTTGCGGGTTGTGCTGGAAAATCTCCTGAGCAACGCGTGGAAGTACACCGGCAAGCGCGCCGATGCCGTCATCGAGTTTGCCGTTGAGGAACAGGGCAGCGGGCGGCCCGTCTACCTAGTCCGTGACAACGGGGTCGGTTTCGACATGACCTTTGCCGGCAAGCTCTTCACCCCGTTCCAGCGCCTGCACAGTGCCGACGAGTTCGAGGGAACCGGCATCGGTCTCGCCACGGTGCGCCGCATCGTGGAGCGGCACGGCGGTACCGTCTGGGTCGAGGCAGCCCCGGATCACGGTGCCACATTCTACTTCACCCTGGGCGAGGAAGAGCACCTCGCCCGGAATTCCGACAAAGAGGACGGAACAACCCAATGA
- a CDS encoding hybrid sensor histidine kinase/response regulator: MTEKKLRLLLVEDSEDDALLLLNDLKRGGYSVEHERVETAAAMREALVKREWDIVISDYRLPQFTAPAALQILKRSGLDLPFIIVSGKIGEDMLVDAMRAGAHDYLMKGNLSRLIPAVDREIREASERRTRRRAERSIRQGKIEWEAAFDAVSDIVVLTDPTGTIIRCNSKLIQYFDTTYNDVIGTNITELFYGNDPAGESIFGLCADLKADEDDVRFPRLPGWYNAACYPMHPTENEHGYVYVIKDITKRKRMEEEKKLTDRELLTLYAVAFRLNSQRGSKRIMVDLLSQLHQMLQIDWSCIHLMEKGSLNLSAWLGLSREFAESFGSLSRSLPWVKDVLDGKSFKAAEIAGHFGPEAEAAAEAMGMGAWCALPLKIGSGVLGTLFVAHRPNREYTDREVFLLNSIANQMAVLIENHTLYDRMKEKNEELVRSRKALKENLEEVKRANIELGRLNASKNSFIGMASHELKTPLTSIIGGLQFLLFYSDIPMTPEQKEMMQSVYEGVTQLKGIVDDLLSISRIEAKGFAVHTRPVKLSDLCQEVRQTLLLPLSERDIRLEIADDPCRVPADEGFCRLAVRNLTENAIKFTPDGGRIAITGRLVTMEELTADEELLRPFYRDFPANIAGHPGFYRLDVADTGIGIPPDEAVRIFEKFYGVGDIEYHSSGKTGFMSKGSGLGLSIVKGIMDAHGGMVWVTSGEGGGGSVFSLLFPMDNTCVVPLRGEAR; this comes from the coding sequence ATGACCGAAAAGAAACTGCGACTGCTTCTCGTGGAGGATAGCGAGGACGATGCCCTGCTGCTCCTGAACGACCTGAAGCGCGGCGGCTACAGCGTGGAGCACGAGCGGGTCGAGACTGCCGCCGCCATGCGCGAGGCACTGGTGAAGCGGGAGTGGGACATTGTCATTTCCGACTACCGCCTGCCCCAGTTCACCGCGCCGGCAGCGCTTCAAATCCTCAAGCGCAGCGGTCTCGATCTACCCTTCATCATCGTGTCGGGGAAGATCGGTGAGGACATGCTTGTGGACGCCATGCGCGCCGGTGCCCACGATTACCTCATGAAAGGAAACCTCTCCCGCCTCATTCCGGCCGTGGACCGGGAAATCCGCGAGGCATCGGAGCGGCGGACCCGTCGCCGGGCCGAACGCTCCATCCGCCAAGGCAAGATCGAGTGGGAAGCGGCCTTTGACGCCGTGTCGGACATCGTGGTCCTGACCGATCCCACCGGTACCATCATCCGCTGCAACAGCAAGCTGATTCAGTACTTCGATACCACCTACAACGATGTGATCGGCACAAACATCACTGAGCTCTTTTACGGCAACGATCCCGCCGGTGAAAGCATCTTCGGCCTCTGCGCCGATCTCAAGGCGGACGAAGACGATGTCCGCTTTCCCCGGCTGCCCGGGTGGTACAACGCTGCCTGCTACCCGATGCACCCCACCGAAAATGAGCATGGCTACGTCTACGTGATCAAGGACATCACCAAACGCAAGCGGATGGAGGAAGAGAAAAAGCTCACGGACCGGGAGCTCCTCACCCTCTACGCCGTGGCCTTTCGCCTCAACTCCCAGCGGGGCTCCAAGCGGATCATGGTTGATCTCCTCTCCCAGCTGCACCAGATGCTCCAGATCGACTGGTCCTGCATTCATCTCATGGAGAAAGGAAGTCTGAACCTCAGCGCCTGGCTGGGGCTGTCGCGGGAGTTTGCCGAGTCCTTCGGCTCCCTGTCGCGCAGCCTCCCCTGGGTCAAGGATGTGCTCGACGGCAAAAGCTTCAAGGCTGCCGAGATCGCCGGTCATTTCGGCCCGGAGGCGGAAGCGGCCGCGGAAGCCATGGGTATGGGAGCCTGGTGCGCCCTCCCCCTCAAGATCGGCTCCGGCGTCCTGGGCACCCTGTTCGTGGCCCATCGCCCCAACCGGGAATACACTGACCGGGAGGTGTTCCTTCTCAACTCCATCGCCAATCAGATGGCGGTCCTCATCGAGAATCACACCCTCTACGATCGGATGAAGGAGAAGAACGAGGAGCTTGTCCGTAGCCGCAAGGCCCTCAAGGAGAACCTGGAGGAGGTGAAGCGGGCGAACATCGAACTGGGGCGCCTGAATGCCTCCAAAAACAGCTTTATCGGTATGGCTTCCCATGAGCTGAAGACGCCGCTCACTTCCATCATCGGTGGGTTGCAGTTCCTCCTCTTCTACAGCGACATTCCCATGACCCCCGAGCAGAAGGAGATGATGCAGTCGGTATACGAGGGGGTGACCCAGCTCAAGGGAATCGTCGACGATCTCCTCTCCATCTCACGGATAGAGGCCAAGGGGTTCGCCGTCCATACCCGTCCCGTGAAGCTGTCGGATCTCTGTCAGGAGGTACGGCAGACCCTGCTGCTCCCCCTGTCCGAGCGGGACATCCGCCTGGAAATCGCCGACGATCCCTGCCGCGTGCCGGCGGACGAGGGTTTTTGCCGCCTCGCGGTCCGCAACCTGACGGAAAACGCCATCAAGTTTACCCCTGACGGCGGACGGATTGCCATTACCGGCCGGCTGGTCACCATGGAGGAACTCACGGCGGACGAGGAGCTGCTGCGCCCGTTCTACCGGGATTTCCCCGCCAATATCGCGGGGCATCCCGGGTTCTACCGCTTGGACGTGGCCGATACGGGGATCGGAATCCCTCCCGATGAGGCGGTGCGGATCTTCGAGAAATTCTACGGCGTCGGCGACATCGAGTACCACTCCTCCGGCAAGACCGGCTTCATGTCCAAGGGGTCGGGGCTCGGCCTTTCCATCGTCAAGGGGATCATGGACGCCCACGGCGGCATGGTCTGGGTGACGTCGGGCGAGGGAGGCGGCGGGAGCGTCTTTTCCCTCCTGTTCCCCATGGATAACACGTGCGTCGTTCCCCTCCGGGGCGAAGCGAGGTAG
- a CDS encoding daunorubicin resistance protein DrrA family ABC transporter ATP-binding protein, with the protein MPAALSLHELTKHYGTLTAVDRFSLKVDRGTIFALLGPNGAGKTTIIRILTTVLRPDSGTARVEDFDVQRQGREVRRLIGVVPQDNNLDRYLTARENLVMQARLHGMPSAETNRRVDELLELVGLSGRRNDFPDTFSGGMQRRLVVARALVHRPKVLFLDEPTTGLDPQSRRAVWDYVASLKDTMTIFLTTHYMDEADALCDRIVIMDHGRLLVDGSASQLKERMAHAHHYELQFRAHADRYEKMLKGFPFVRSLQRTGDLFRLSLAGEEFLKPLMDAIGTEDIRKVCLREPTLEDVFIELTGRDVRE; encoded by the coding sequence GTGCCGGCCGCCCTCTCACTGCACGAGCTGACCAAGCACTACGGCACCCTCACGGCCGTGGATCGCTTTTCCCTGAAGGTCGACCGAGGTACCATCTTTGCCCTGCTGGGTCCCAACGGCGCCGGCAAGACCACCATCATCCGCATCCTCACCACGGTCCTTCGTCCGGACAGCGGCACGGCCCGGGTGGAGGATTTCGACGTCCAGCGCCAGGGGCGGGAGGTGCGCCGGCTTATCGGCGTGGTGCCCCAAGACAACAACCTGGATCGTTACCTCACCGCCCGGGAAAACCTGGTCATGCAGGCCCGGCTCCACGGTATGCCGTCGGCGGAGACCAACCGGCGGGTGGACGAGCTCCTGGAACTCGTGGGGCTCTCCGGGCGTCGCAACGATTTTCCCGACACCTTTTCCGGCGGCATGCAGCGTCGGCTCGTGGTGGCGCGTGCCCTCGTGCATCGGCCGAAGGTCCTTTTCCTCGATGAACCGACCACGGGGCTTGACCCCCAGTCACGCCGCGCCGTGTGGGACTACGTGGCATCCCTCAAGGATACCATGACCATTTTTCTTACCACCCACTACATGGATGAGGCCGACGCCCTCTGCGACCGGATCGTGATCATGGACCACGGCCGGCTTCTGGTGGACGGGAGCGCTTCCCAGCTCAAAGAACGGATGGCCCATGCCCACCACTACGAACTCCAGTTCCGGGCCCATGCCGACCGTTACGAGAAAATGCTGAAGGGGTTCCCCTTTGTCCGGTCCCTCCAGCGTACGGGCGACCTGTTCCGCCTCTCGCTTGCGGGCGAGGAATTCCTCAAGCCCCTCATGGATGCCATCGGCACTGAGGACATCCGGAAGGTCTGCCTCCGGGAGCCGACCCTGGAGGATGTTTTCATCGAACTGACGGGTCGTGACGTGCGGGAATGA
- the hemG gene encoding protoporphyrinogen oxidase, which produces MKKAIVAGGGISGLATAYLLKTRAAEEGLELDVTLVEREERLGGKIWSIKEEGYLCEWGPNGFLDSKPQTLDLCRELGASDLLLRSNDNARKRFIYTGGALNRLPENGPMFLKSGLISWPGKLRLAMEPFIPKKAGDEDETLAAFGRRRLGDEALRKLIAPMVSGIFAGNPETMSLRSCFPRIAELEDEYGSLVRAMIRLAKKKKQEVAQGKAVASAAGPGGVLTSFRDGIQALTDILAERLGPDTIVSGQEVLEVSRGGSLPWRVRTGSIDMDADLVILATPAYATASIIQGVDSDMAGILRQIPYATMTVVCFGYDRERIAHDLNGFGYLIPKEEGMNTLGTLWDSSIFENRAPEGQVLLRSMMGGACFPEYVNLTDEEVTGRVKNDLATIMGITAPPSFVRIFRHHQAIPQYTVGHSTRVAALEQRAASLPGLFLTGNSYRGIGLNDCVAAANRTAGEAIAQLTSR; this is translated from the coding sequence ATGAAAAAGGCGATTGTGGCCGGCGGCGGCATCTCAGGGCTCGCCACCGCGTACCTGCTGAAAACCCGGGCCGCGGAGGAAGGACTTGAGCTCGACGTGACCCTGGTGGAGCGGGAGGAACGCCTGGGGGGCAAAATCTGGAGCATCAAGGAGGAGGGGTATCTCTGCGAGTGGGGCCCCAACGGTTTTCTGGACTCCAAACCCCAGACCCTCGACCTCTGCCGGGAACTGGGCGCGTCTGACCTGCTCCTGCGGAGCAACGACAACGCCCGCAAGCGGTTCATCTACACCGGCGGGGCGCTGAACCGCCTACCCGAGAACGGACCCATGTTTCTCAAAAGCGGTCTCATCTCCTGGCCGGGCAAGCTGCGGCTCGCCATGGAACCGTTCATTCCGAAAAAAGCGGGCGACGAGGACGAAACCCTGGCGGCCTTCGGCCGGCGCCGCCTGGGGGACGAAGCGCTGCGCAAGCTGATTGCGCCCATGGTGTCGGGGATTTTTGCCGGCAATCCGGAAACCATGTCCCTGCGGTCGTGCTTTCCCCGCATCGCCGAGTTGGAGGATGAATACGGCAGCTTGGTGCGGGCCATGATCCGTCTGGCGAAAAAGAAGAAGCAGGAGGTCGCTCAAGGAAAGGCGGTGGCCAGCGCCGCCGGACCGGGCGGGGTGCTCACCTCGTTCCGGGACGGCATCCAGGCCCTCACCGATATCCTGGCCGAGCGTCTCGGTCCGGACACTATCGTATCGGGCCAGGAAGTGCTGGAAGTTTCGCGGGGCGGAAGCCTCCCCTGGCGGGTGCGGACCGGAAGCATCGATATGGACGCCGATCTGGTGATCCTGGCGACCCCCGCCTATGCCACCGCCTCCATCATTCAGGGAGTGGACTCCGACATGGCCGGCATTCTCCGGCAGATCCCCTACGCCACCATGACCGTTGTCTGCTTCGGATATGACCGGGAGCGGATCGCCCACGATCTGAACGGCTTCGGCTATCTCATTCCAAAGGAGGAGGGGATGAATACCCTGGGCACGCTCTGGGATTCGAGCATCTTCGAGAACCGGGCGCCGGAAGGTCAGGTCCTCCTGCGCAGCATGATGGGGGGGGCCTGCTTCCCCGAATACGTCAACCTGACCGACGAGGAGGTCACTGGGCGGGTGAAGAACGACCTCGCCACCATCATGGGCATCACGGCGCCTCCTTCGTTCGTCCGCATCTTCCGCCATCACCAGGCCATCCCCCAGTACACCGTGGGGCACTCCACACGCGTAGCCGCTCTGGAGCAGAGAGCCGCCTCCCTGCCGGGACTTTTCCTCACCGGCAACTCTTACCGGGGTATCGGCCTCAACGACTGCGTGGCCGCCGCCAACCGCACCGCCGGCGAGGCCATCGCCCAGCTCACATCCCGCTGA
- a CDS encoding MarR family winged helix-turn-helix transcriptional regulator, which translates to MEQIERIAQLYPVIMRVMGRIRSLVHDGMDLTYNQYKMLLTIYDKGSCPLNLLARELGIAMSSASEMVERLVNLGIVYRAVDEDNRRQVIIYTTDRGEELIRELRHGIIENYRQLFARLPEGDQERLATAFETIADVLGKLE; encoded by the coding sequence ATGGAACAGATTGAACGGATAGCGCAGTTGTACCCCGTGATCATGCGCGTGATGGGGCGGATCAGAAGCCTCGTCCATGACGGCATGGACCTGACTTACAACCAGTATAAGATGCTCCTCACCATTTACGACAAGGGGAGCTGCCCGCTCAACCTGCTGGCCCGTGAACTTGGAATCGCCATGAGCTCAGCCAGTGAAATGGTGGAACGCCTCGTTAACCTGGGTATCGTGTATCGGGCCGTGGATGAGGACAACCGCCGCCAAGTGATCATCTACACCACCGACCGGGGCGAAGAGCTCATCCGCGAACTAAGGCACGGCATCATCGAAAACTACCGGCAGCTCTTCGCCCGACTGCCTGAAGGGGACCAGGAACGCCTCGCCACCGCTTTCGAGACCATTGCGGACGTTCTCGGCAAACTCGAATAA